A stretch of Equus przewalskii isolate Varuska chromosome 11, EquPr2, whole genome shotgun sequence DNA encodes these proteins:
- the LOC103566759 gene encoding olfactory receptor 5M3-like yields MPNFTDVTEFVLLGLTNQPGLQVLFFVVFLLVYIITLIGNIGMIILIRISPKLNSPMYFFLSHLSFADVWFSSNVTPKMLENLLSETKTISYPGCIVQCFLFTAFVHVEVFILAVMAFDRYMAIGNPLLYGSRMSRTVCIRLISFPYIYGFFISLISTLWTHGLYFCGNIEINHFYCADPALIKIACAGTFIKEYTMRTLAGINFSYSLLVIVISYIFILIAILRMRSAKGRKKAFSTCGSHLTAVTIFYGTLFFMYLRIPTEESVEQGKMVAVFYATVIPMLNPMIYSLRNKDVKEAASIATSRTFLTIYNRNL; encoded by the coding sequence ATGCCCAATTTTACTGATGTGACTGAATTTGTTCTTTTGGGATTAACTAATCAGCCTGGATTGCAAGtccttttctttgtggtttttttaCTGGTCTACATTATCACCCTGATTGGGAATATTGGTATGATCATATTAATCAGGATCAGTCCCAAGCTCAACAGCcccatgtattttttcctcagtCACTTGTCTTTTGCAGATGTGTGGTTCTCCTCTAATGTCACTcctaaaatgttagaaaatttgCTGTCTGAAACCAAAACCATTTCCTACCCTGGTTGTATAGTGCAGTGTTTTTTATTCACTGCTTTTGTCCACGTAGAAGTCTTTATCCTTGCTGTGATGGCCTTTGATAGATACATGGCAATTGGCAACCCTCTGCTCTACGGCAGCAGAATGTCAAGGACTGTCTGTATTCGATTGATCTCTTTCCCTTACATATATGGCTTCTTTATCAGTTTGATCTCCACCTTATGGACTCATGGTTTGTACTTCTGTGGGAATATTGAGATCAACCATTTCTACTGTGCAGACCCAGCTCTCATCAAAATTGCCTGTGCAGGAACCTTCATTAAAGAATACACCATGCGCACATTGGCAGGTATCAACTTCTCTTATTCTTTATTAGTCATTGTCATCTCCTACATATTTATCCTTATTGCTATCCTAAGAATGCgctcagcaaaaggaagaaaaaaagccttCTCCACATGTGGATCCCATTTGACAGCTGTCACTATATTTTATGGAACTCTCTTCTTCATGTATCTTAGAATTCCAACTGAAGAGTCTGTGGAACAGGGAAAAATGGTGGCTGTGTTTTACGCCACAGTAATTCCTATGTTGAATCCCATGATCTACAGTCTCAGGAACAAAGATGTAAAGGAGGCTGCAAGCATAGCAACCAGTAGAACATTTTTGACTATATACAATAGAAACTTATAA